The following are encoded together in the Apodemus sylvaticus chromosome 11, mApoSyl1.1, whole genome shotgun sequence genome:
- the Myo1g gene encoding unconventional myosin-Ig isoform X2, whose protein sequence is MLPLNRMEDEEGPEYGKPDFVLLDQLTMEDFMKNLQLRFEKGRIYTYIGEVLVSVNPYQELPLYGPEAIAKYQGRELYERPPHLYAVANAAYKAMKRRSRDTCIVISGESGAGKTEASKHIMQYIAAVTNPSQRAEVERVKDVLLKSTCVLEAFGNARTNRNHNSSRFGKYMDINFDFKGDPVGGHIHSYLLEKSRVLKQHVGERNFHAFYQLLRGSEDQELQGLHLERNPAMYNFTRQGAGLNMGVHNALDSDEKSHQGVMEAMRIIGFSPEEMESVRRILAAILHLGNIEFVEAEENGPQKGGLAVADETLVGHVATLTATPRDLVLRTLLARTVASGGREVIEKSHTAAEASYARDACAKAMYQRLFEWVVDKINSIMEPRGRDPRRDGKDTVIGVLDIYGFEVFPVNSFEQFCINYCNEKLQQLFIQLILKQEQEEYEREGIAWQSLCPTDKTMEFGRDFQIKHYAGDVTYSVEGFIDKNRDSLFQDFKRLLYNSMDPTLRAMWPDGQQDITEVTKRPLTAGTLFKNSMVALVENLASKEPFYVRCIKPNEDKVAGRLDEAHCRHQVEYLGLLENVRVRRAGFASRQPYPRFLLRYKMTCEYTWPNHLLGSDREAVGALLEQHGLQGDVAFGHSKLFIRSPRTLVTLEQSRARLIPIIVLLLQKAWRGTLARWRCRRLKAIYTIMRWFRRHKVRAHLMELQRRFQAARQPPLYGRDLVWPTPPAVLQPFQDSCRVLFSRWRARQLVKNIPPSDMTQIKAKVAAMGALQGLRQDWGCQRAWARDYLSSDTDNPTASHLFAEQLKALREKDGFGTVLFSSHVRKVNRFRKSRDRALLLTDRHLYKLEPGRQYRVMRAVPLDAVTGLSVTSGRDQLVVLHAQGYDDLVVCLHRSQPPLDNRIGELVGMLAAHCQGEGRTLEVRVSDCIPLSQRGARRLISVEPRPEQLEPDFQCSRNTFTLLWPSH, encoded by the exons ATGCTTCCACTGAACAGGATGGAGGACGAAGAAGGCCCTGAGTACGGGAAGCCAGACTTTGTGCTTTTGGACCAACTGACCATGGAAGACTTCATGAAGAACCTACAGCTCAG GTTTGAGAAGGGCCGTATCTATACCTACATTGGTGAGGTGCTGGTATCCGTGAACCCCTACCAGGAACTGCCATTGTATGGGCCAGAGGCCATCGCCAAGTACCAGGGCCGGGAGCTCTATGAGCGACCACCTCATCTTTACGCTGTGGCCAATGCTGCTTACAAGGCCATGAAGCGCAGATCCAGGGACACCTGCATCGTCATCTCAG GGGAAAGTGGGGCAGGGAAGACAGAGGCCAGCAAGCACATCATGCAGTACATTGCTGCTGTCACCAACCCAAGCCAGAGGGCTGAGGTAGAGAG GGTGAAGGACGTACTCCTTAAGTCCACCTGTGTGCTGGAAGCTTTCGGCAATGCCCGCACCAATCGCAACCACAACTCCAGCCGCTTTGGCAAGTATATGGACATCAACTTCGACTTCAAGGGGGATCCCGTTGGAGGACACATCCACAGCTACCTGCTGGAGAAG TCTAGGGTTCTCAAGCAGCATGTGGGTGAGAGGAACTTCCATGCCTTCTACCAG TTGCTTCGAGGCAGTGAGGACCAAGAGCTGCAAGGACTGCATCTGGAGAGAAATCCTGCTATGTATAACTTCACACGCCAGGGAGCTGGGCTCAACATGGGTGTGCACAAT GCCTTGGACAGTGACGAGAAGAGTCACCAAGGAGTGATGGAGGCCATGAGGATCATTGGCTTCAGTCCCGAGGAGATGGAGTCTGTCCGTCGCATCCTAGCCGCCATATTGCACCTG GGAAACATTGAGTttgtggaggcagaggaaaatgGACCACAGAAAGGAGGCCTGGCAGTGGCTGATGAGACCCTGGTAGGACACGTGGCCACGCTGACAGCCACCCCCAGAGACCTTGTTCTTCGAACTCTGCTGGCTCGAACAGTGGCTTCTGGAGGCCGAGAAGTCATTGAGAAGAGCCACACGGCGGCTGAGGCCAGCTATGCCCGGGATGCCTGTGCAAAG GCCATGTACCAGCGGCTGTTTGAGTGGGTTGTGGACAAGATCAATAGCATTATGGAGCCCCGGGGCCGGGACCCTCGTCGCGATGGCAAGGACACTGTCATTGGTGTGCTGGACATCTACGGCTTTGAGGTGTTCCCTGTCAACAG cTTTGAGCAGTTCTGCATCAACTACTGCAACGAGAAGCTGCAGCAGCTCTTTATCCAGCTTATCCTGAAGCAAGAGCAGGAGGAGTACGAGCGAGAGGGCATCGCTTGGCAGAGC CTTTGCCCTACAGACAAGACCATGGAGTTTGGCCGAGACTTCCAGATCAAACACTATGCAGGGGATGTCAC GTATTCTGTGGAAGGCTTCATTGACAAGAATAGAGACTCTCTCTTCCAGGACTTCAAACGGCTGCTGTACAATAG CATGGATCCCACCTTGCGTGCCATGTGGCCAGACGGGCAACAGGACATCACAGAAGTGACCAAGCGTCCCCTGACAGCCGGCACACTCTTTAAGAATTCCATGGTTGCCCTGGTGGAGAACTTGGCTTCCAAG GAACCCTTCTATGTGCGCTGCATCAAACCCAATGAAGACAAGGTGGCTGGGCGGCTCGATGAAGCCCACTGTCGGCACCAGGTTGAATACCTGGGACTGCTGGAGAATGTGAGGGTCCGCAGGGCTGGCTTTGCTTCCCGGCAGCCCTACCCTCGATTCCTGCTCAG GTACAAGATGACCTGTGAGTACACGTGGCCCAACCACCTGCTGGGCTCTGACAGGGAGGCGGTGGGCGCCCTGCTGGAACAGCATGGCCTGCAAGGGGACGTGGCCTTTGGCCACAGCAAGCTGTTCATCCGATCCCCAAGGACGCTGGTCACTTTGGAGCAGAGCCGAGCTCGCCTGATTCCCATCATTGTATTATTGCTGCAGAAG GCTTGGCGGGGCACCCTGGCTAGGTGGCGCTGCCGGCGACTAAAGGCCATCTACACCATCATGCGCTGGTTCCGGAGGCACAAGGTGCGTGCTCACCTGATGGAACTGCAGCGACGCTTCCAGGCTGCGAGGCAGCCCCCACTCTATGGCCGTGACCTCGTGTGGCCAACACCTCCTGCTGTGCTGCAGCCGTTCCAGGACTCTTGCCGTGTTCTCTTCAGCAG GTGGCGGGCACGGCAGTTAGTGAAGAACATCCCTCCTTCAGACATGACCCAGATCAAGGCCAAGGTGGCTGCTATGGGGGCCTTGCAAGGATTGCGGCAGGACTGGGGTTGCCAGCGGGCCTGGGCCCGAGACTACCTGTCCTCT GACACTGACAACCCCACAGCCTCTCATCTGTTTGCTGAGCAGCTAAAGGCACTTCGGGAGAAGGATGGCTTCGGAACTGTGCTTTTTTCCAGTCATGTACGCAAG GTGAATCGCTTCCGCAAGAGCCGGGACCGGGCCCTTCTGCTCACAGACCGGCATCTCTACAAGCTGGAGCCTGGACGGCAGTACCGGGTGATGCGGGCTGTGCCACTGGATGCG GTGACAGGGCTGAGTGTGACCAGTGGAAGAGATCAGCTGGTGGTGCTACATGCCCAAGGCTATGATGATCTTGTAGTGTGTCTACACCGGTCCCAGCCACCACTAGACAATCGAATTGGGGAGCTGGTGGGCATGCTGGCTGCACACTGCCAGGG GGAGGGACGAACCTTGGAGGTCCGTGTCTCTGACTGTATCCCACTGAGCCAGCGTGGTGCCCGGCGCCTCATTTCTGTGGAGCCCAGGCCAGAGCAGCTTGAGCCAGATTTCCAATGCAGCCGCAACACCTTTACCCTCCTCTGGCCAAGCCACTGA
- the Myo1g gene encoding unconventional myosin-Ig isoform X1, whose translation MLPLNRMEDEEGPEYGKPDFVLLDQLTMEDFMKNLQLRFEKGRIYTYIGEVLVSVNPYQELPLYGPEAIAKYQGRELYERPPHLYAVANAAYKAMKRRSRDTCIVISGESGAGKTEASKHIMQYIAAVTNPSQRAEVERVKDVLLKSTCVLEAFGNARTNRNHNSSRFGKYMDINFDFKGDPVGGHIHSYLLEKSRVLKQHVGERNFHAFYQLLRGSEDQELQGLHLERNPAMYNFTRQGAGLNMGVHNALDSDEKSHQGVMEAMRIIGFSPEEMESVRRILAAILHLGNIEFVEAEENGPQKGGLAVADETLVGHVATLTATPRDLVLRTLLARTVASGGREVIEKSHTAAEASYARDACAKAMYQRLFEWVVDKINSIMEPRGRDPRRDGKDTVIGVLDIYGFEVFPVNSFEQFCINYCNEKLQQLFIQLILKQEQEEYEREGIAWQSIEYFNNATIVELVEQPRRGILAVLDEACSTAGPITDRIFLQTLDTHHRHHPHYSSRQLCPTDKTMEFGRDFQIKHYAGDVTYSVEGFIDKNRDSLFQDFKRLLYNSMDPTLRAMWPDGQQDITEVTKRPLTAGTLFKNSMVALVENLASKEPFYVRCIKPNEDKVAGRLDEAHCRHQVEYLGLLENVRVRRAGFASRQPYPRFLLRYKMTCEYTWPNHLLGSDREAVGALLEQHGLQGDVAFGHSKLFIRSPRTLVTLEQSRARLIPIIVLLLQKAWRGTLARWRCRRLKAIYTIMRWFRRHKVRAHLMELQRRFQAARQPPLYGRDLVWPTPPAVLQPFQDSCRVLFSRWRARQLVKNIPPSDMTQIKAKVAAMGALQGLRQDWGCQRAWARDYLSSDTDNPTASHLFAEQLKALREKDGFGTVLFSSHVRKVNRFRKSRDRALLLTDRHLYKLEPGRQYRVMRAVPLDAVTGLSVTSGRDQLVVLHAQGYDDLVVCLHRSQPPLDNRIGELVGMLAAHCQGEGRTLEVRVSDCIPLSQRGARRLISVEPRPEQLEPDFQCSRNTFTLLWPSH comes from the exons ATGCTTCCACTGAACAGGATGGAGGACGAAGAAGGCCCTGAGTACGGGAAGCCAGACTTTGTGCTTTTGGACCAACTGACCATGGAAGACTTCATGAAGAACCTACAGCTCAG GTTTGAGAAGGGCCGTATCTATACCTACATTGGTGAGGTGCTGGTATCCGTGAACCCCTACCAGGAACTGCCATTGTATGGGCCAGAGGCCATCGCCAAGTACCAGGGCCGGGAGCTCTATGAGCGACCACCTCATCTTTACGCTGTGGCCAATGCTGCTTACAAGGCCATGAAGCGCAGATCCAGGGACACCTGCATCGTCATCTCAG GGGAAAGTGGGGCAGGGAAGACAGAGGCCAGCAAGCACATCATGCAGTACATTGCTGCTGTCACCAACCCAAGCCAGAGGGCTGAGGTAGAGAG GGTGAAGGACGTACTCCTTAAGTCCACCTGTGTGCTGGAAGCTTTCGGCAATGCCCGCACCAATCGCAACCACAACTCCAGCCGCTTTGGCAAGTATATGGACATCAACTTCGACTTCAAGGGGGATCCCGTTGGAGGACACATCCACAGCTACCTGCTGGAGAAG TCTAGGGTTCTCAAGCAGCATGTGGGTGAGAGGAACTTCCATGCCTTCTACCAG TTGCTTCGAGGCAGTGAGGACCAAGAGCTGCAAGGACTGCATCTGGAGAGAAATCCTGCTATGTATAACTTCACACGCCAGGGAGCTGGGCTCAACATGGGTGTGCACAAT GCCTTGGACAGTGACGAGAAGAGTCACCAAGGAGTGATGGAGGCCATGAGGATCATTGGCTTCAGTCCCGAGGAGATGGAGTCTGTCCGTCGCATCCTAGCCGCCATATTGCACCTG GGAAACATTGAGTttgtggaggcagaggaaaatgGACCACAGAAAGGAGGCCTGGCAGTGGCTGATGAGACCCTGGTAGGACACGTGGCCACGCTGACAGCCACCCCCAGAGACCTTGTTCTTCGAACTCTGCTGGCTCGAACAGTGGCTTCTGGAGGCCGAGAAGTCATTGAGAAGAGCCACACGGCGGCTGAGGCCAGCTATGCCCGGGATGCCTGTGCAAAG GCCATGTACCAGCGGCTGTTTGAGTGGGTTGTGGACAAGATCAATAGCATTATGGAGCCCCGGGGCCGGGACCCTCGTCGCGATGGCAAGGACACTGTCATTGGTGTGCTGGACATCTACGGCTTTGAGGTGTTCCCTGTCAACAG cTTTGAGCAGTTCTGCATCAACTACTGCAACGAGAAGCTGCAGCAGCTCTTTATCCAGCTTATCCTGAAGCAAGAGCAGGAGGAGTACGAGCGAGAGGGCATCGCTTGGCAGAGC ATCGAGTACTTCAACAACGCCACCATTGTGGAACTTGTCGAGCAGCCTCGCCGAGGCATCCTGGCTGTGCTGGATGAGGCCTGCAGCACGGCAGGCCCCATCACCGACCGGATCTTTCTGCAGACCCTGGACACgcaccaccgccaccacccacACTATTCCAGCCGCCAG CTTTGCCCTACAGACAAGACCATGGAGTTTGGCCGAGACTTCCAGATCAAACACTATGCAGGGGATGTCAC GTATTCTGTGGAAGGCTTCATTGACAAGAATAGAGACTCTCTCTTCCAGGACTTCAAACGGCTGCTGTACAATAG CATGGATCCCACCTTGCGTGCCATGTGGCCAGACGGGCAACAGGACATCACAGAAGTGACCAAGCGTCCCCTGACAGCCGGCACACTCTTTAAGAATTCCATGGTTGCCCTGGTGGAGAACTTGGCTTCCAAG GAACCCTTCTATGTGCGCTGCATCAAACCCAATGAAGACAAGGTGGCTGGGCGGCTCGATGAAGCCCACTGTCGGCACCAGGTTGAATACCTGGGACTGCTGGAGAATGTGAGGGTCCGCAGGGCTGGCTTTGCTTCCCGGCAGCCCTACCCTCGATTCCTGCTCAG GTACAAGATGACCTGTGAGTACACGTGGCCCAACCACCTGCTGGGCTCTGACAGGGAGGCGGTGGGCGCCCTGCTGGAACAGCATGGCCTGCAAGGGGACGTGGCCTTTGGCCACAGCAAGCTGTTCATCCGATCCCCAAGGACGCTGGTCACTTTGGAGCAGAGCCGAGCTCGCCTGATTCCCATCATTGTATTATTGCTGCAGAAG GCTTGGCGGGGCACCCTGGCTAGGTGGCGCTGCCGGCGACTAAAGGCCATCTACACCATCATGCGCTGGTTCCGGAGGCACAAGGTGCGTGCTCACCTGATGGAACTGCAGCGACGCTTCCAGGCTGCGAGGCAGCCCCCACTCTATGGCCGTGACCTCGTGTGGCCAACACCTCCTGCTGTGCTGCAGCCGTTCCAGGACTCTTGCCGTGTTCTCTTCAGCAG GTGGCGGGCACGGCAGTTAGTGAAGAACATCCCTCCTTCAGACATGACCCAGATCAAGGCCAAGGTGGCTGCTATGGGGGCCTTGCAAGGATTGCGGCAGGACTGGGGTTGCCAGCGGGCCTGGGCCCGAGACTACCTGTCCTCT GACACTGACAACCCCACAGCCTCTCATCTGTTTGCTGAGCAGCTAAAGGCACTTCGGGAGAAGGATGGCTTCGGAACTGTGCTTTTTTCCAGTCATGTACGCAAG GTGAATCGCTTCCGCAAGAGCCGGGACCGGGCCCTTCTGCTCACAGACCGGCATCTCTACAAGCTGGAGCCTGGACGGCAGTACCGGGTGATGCGGGCTGTGCCACTGGATGCG GTGACAGGGCTGAGTGTGACCAGTGGAAGAGATCAGCTGGTGGTGCTACATGCCCAAGGCTATGATGATCTTGTAGTGTGTCTACACCGGTCCCAGCCACCACTAGACAATCGAATTGGGGAGCTGGTGGGCATGCTGGCTGCACACTGCCAGGG GGAGGGACGAACCTTGGAGGTCCGTGTCTCTGACTGTATCCCACTGAGCCAGCGTGGTGCCCGGCGCCTCATTTCTGTGGAGCCCAGGCCAGAGCAGCTTGAGCCAGATTTCCAATGCAGCCGCAACACCTTTACCCTCCTCTGGCCAAGCCACTGA